The region ttcgtAGTATTCCTGCATCCTACGCAGTAATCAGTATCGGTTTGATCAAATTCAATGAGAACTGTTTAGTTTTAGTAGCATTAATTTaatccgccgccgtcgtgcctCCTCTTCCCACCCTCCGGCGGCGACTGCGCGATCACCTCGGCGATCTTGCCGACCCTGGCGAGCCTCTTGACGAGGCGATTGGCGTCCACGTCGCGACGACGGCCACCCTGCCGGCCGTCGGGTGGACCTCCGTCGTCAGCACGCCTGCGCATCACCGACAAAGCATCAAATCAAAGCCAAGCTCCAGGAATCAGCCACGGCAGACAATGCCATCCATTGCCAAACGAATTGAAAAAGCCCAACacgacatatttaaaaacagaaataaagttacgaataaaattttcatatatgtgtCTCTAGCGATGTAAAattctaaggctaaaaataaactatgatgaaaaaccttaaaatcaactttaaatttaatgttaaaaatttaaattttggcttataaatataagaaaaactgAAAGATCGGGACGTGATATATACCTTTGAGGTTGAGGGCTTTGAGCACCTTGCTCCGGCACCCATCGCAGCAGTTGACACTCACCTCCGACTCAACCCTCTGCATGACATGAAACATTAGTAAAAACTTTGTAAGGTTAATCACATGACAATTTTGATGCACTGTCAGTAGTTAAATCATCGTCTTTGTTCATTTGCATACCTTTAGCTGATGATCCTGTTGCTTGGCCATGAGAATAACAGAAATTAGGTGTTTGATTCCCACTCTCACCAGTAAACTGATAGCTAGCCGTGTTGATATCTTGCtcaatttatatggatgaagCAACTTGATGCTTGATAAAGTGAGATATTATCATCAAATTATTGCTGCTAATCACTGGACATTGATTCCTCTCTAGCTAGCTGTGTATCTGCCTGTTAGTATACATCTTTTTTTCGAGTATTTGAGAAGGTATATACCTGGGACAACTCAAATCAGCTCAACATGAAGTGGTATGGCATACCAAGCTAGCTTTTGATCTGTATGATTTAATTACAACTGGGAGCACAAATGCCAGTGTTAATCATTGATGCCTGTTTAGCCAAAGTATTGGGAACAATGTAGAGAAAAGAGTGGAACCAACTGTGTGGTTATGCATGATAATTAACAAATCTTTTAATTGTGGTTGCAGAAAAAATGGAAACAGGAATAAAGCAGAGCAGCTGCTGTCCTTTTAATTAAACCAAGAAAATAAGATTAAAAGGTAGTACAGTTGAATCTTTGAAAAGTTGCCAAAAGAGAGGAGATATTTAGGGATGAACATCTATACTGTTTTCCAGGGACGGATTTAACATGGGGCAgcgggggctcgagccccTCCTACCCCGTTAAATTTATTAGAGCCCCCACAAAGACCCTTCCTAAATTTTATGACATAGATCAATAGATAGAGGGCTAAAACTTTACCTAGTTTGTTCAGACCCCCTAATCTTGTTGGCTAGATCTgtcactgctgctgcttgcttcttcagttcccTATGTTTTCTGCATAGTACATGCGGGCTGGGTTGGGCTTAGAATGGGCCTCGTTAGGCTCAAAGACGCTTTCGTTTTCTATGCCCAATCTAGAGATGGCAACAGGGACCCGCGGCCCGcgacccgatgggtatttactccattaggGTATGAGTatgagctaaatatattacccGTGGATAAGTAATTGGGCAAATACTTTCACCCGATAGGTACGCGGGTATGAAAACGTTCTAATGATCCACATAGCcatttacccatgggtaataaatacccacaagtttaaatgcatgtcatgccctaatatcatattagcctagcctaattaattaaaactatatgtatttaaaccatccatatattttccaccacactatataaatatgtgatgCCTTAAGTATCTAGCGTCTATAcatatactatataaaaaatatgatatttagattgttttgaacttttacgGGTATATGGGTAACCCAAtgggtaaggtttacccaaatgggtatgggtatggagAAATTTTCTTACCCATGACGGGTATGTGTATTTTAATGATACGAAATTTTATTAGTGTGTATGGGTATGGGATAGCAATACCCGATGGAtatttacccattgccatccctaaccCAACCTGAACCCTTATCGAGCTTGTTGGGCTGCTAGTTAGGGCTTGGAACGGCCTGCAATTGCCCTATGTCACCTTAGGCCCACATGGATGAAGTGCAGATACTGAAAAAATAGAGTTGGATATGAAGAAAAAACTTGATATCAATTGAATTATTACTAGCATAATGTCTGTGCTTCACCACGAGAACAAAAAGAACCATGATAGCTCGCGTTTATTTTCTATGGCTTACTagattttcataaattttcataaatataaaaattttccaacCGTGACGATAacatttctaaaaaatattattaaaatataataccaTTTCCGACACCCGACCGTTTTTATCCGAACTACTCTCACCTTCAACAGTGACCGAATAGTTGgtttccattttttaaaaatgatacacGTTATCCCAAATGAGGCCCACTTCAATCGTTTCTTCCGGGTCTTCTTTCAATCATTTTTGACGCAGCTGTAGGCATGCAACACGTGATATTTTGTGATAgggggtgaaaaaaaatcacgacTTATGACCTGCCTGTGAGTTGGACAATCGTACCAGTAGGGCATatacaaacatatttattacGTTACCTGACTCTACTAATCGTCACGTAAATAAATCTGGTGAcgtgaaaaaaagagaaagaaaaagagagaaatatcgttgatatgcatgacaacaaTTTAAAGTCAtttcttagcatttattaaaagaaattttgttgcaggaatatagataaaaaaggaaagtagtgtaataaaaaaatattttattgtattaacgAATAAACTATACCCGACTACGTGCCATTATAAAGTAGAGTATTTTTGCTGACATGAATTGAACAAGAGTACACATTGGACTTTACCTCTGAACATGCTCTTACACCACACAATTGTTTCTATTATATGGAGATCAGTTACATATATAACTATGCAAGGTACATTGTTATTATAGCAAGTTATATTGTAATTAATATTGCTACAATGTAATTATATTCCAGTGTAGTTATATTTGGAAGTttaaagagatttttttttggttgaaagTTACTGCAAATACAGCTTGCCTAAAGAGACAAACAAAAGGGAACAGAAACTTGTTATACcatctatcccaaaataaatatttttatctcccttgtttgtttaaaataaatttattttaaagtaatcATTACATtagagtttataaaaataaaaaacagatatATTATAACAAGATAAAGTCAAAAACAGTTGCATTAGaatttaataaagtaaataatatttaattttttccatcGACATGTGTGggatgaataaaaattaaaactactTTAAGACGGAgcgagtatatatatatataaaagaaaaaggaatcgTCATTGGTTGGTGCACCAAACTCACAAGATGGGCAGGCTATGTCAGGAGTATACGGTAGCCtccatattaataaataaactttttcactttttagctataatatttaacgctttatcttattaaaaaattttatgattaattttttttatttttattagatgataaatcatgaatagtactttacatgtgactaattttttttaatttcttaaaatatttttaaataagacggatggtggACATAATAGTCAGATtgccttattttttatagaggTAGTATTTGTTTGACCAAATGTTGACCACTGAGAACGTAGACTACGGGAGGACCGGTTTTAATTTGGGTTTCCTATGCtcaaattagaaaaaagaacataggctgcgttctttttatttaattatttatagattttttccTTGACTTTTATACACATGCTTTCTAAACTACTAAGCAAATACAtattatacaaaatatttttatataaaatataaaagtttattatcttgtctttctaaaatagtttttaatttttagtaacTAATTTCATTGCttacattattaaatagctatcaaaaaaattaaataatctttcatctccAATGGGGAAAAACATGGTCATGGTatgttcatgttttctattttcatGTATAAGGGGATGTTTAGTTGGGGAAAAGAAACTTTTTGGTGTCATATCGGACATttaaccggatgtcgaaaagggtttttggacactaatgaaaaaacaaattccaCAACttgcctggaaaccacgagacaaatcttttaagcctaattaactcatcattagcacatgtggatactatagcacttatggctaattatggacgaattagactcaaaagatttgtatcACGATTTCTCttataattgtgcaattagttttttattttatctatattttatactcGATTTAGGTgcccaaagattcgatatgatatttttgggaaaaaaattgaaactaaacCGTGCAAAATCTCGATATGATCTAATGTTCCAAAATCAAGAGGTACATTATGATTATAGACTTAGGCAGAGTtgacgagaaaaaaaattgtcggAGAACATCTATTGTTTCCCTGTGAGCACCCTTCCCAAACCGCTAAAACatgtattttgcaaaaaagaaaggcTTTAATTAAAAGAtgctttataaaattatattcattcatttatatttcttaataactaatactaaatttatatgcacTGGTAAAATCCCTTgtttaatgtgattttttttcctcacttGCCTTCCAACACAACCTTACactagtcacatataaaagtgTCTTTTCTAGACAGGCctacaacatatttttaatagtctatttcaaatttgaattctataccgcgtatatttttttttgatgatatAGAAAGGGTAGTAGGAGTTATCGTCCACCGATTAGTGGTTGCATCGTCGTACCATTGTGTAGGCATCTGTGGTGTGGTGGCTAGAGGTGGTGGCGAGTGGATTGATTTCTATTTTTGGTTTACATGTAATGCTGAAATGAAGAGGGTCATGGAGatattgttgttattttaGAAGGGACATTGGTGATGCCATAGATACCACGCATCTTCTTGAAGACAATGTTGTCAAAGCCTTCATTCTTCGGCCGAAAACTTAGTGACATTATAGTTTAAGTGTTATAACTTTATTTAGAAAGTCATGCTGCTGAAGACATGTGTAATGTATACGTGGATTGAATTTAATAGTAATAACAGTTGTAAGATCTAAGCAGGTGATTGATCTACAGCTCAGTTATaccccaattttttttttatgcttatgctaaccttaaatttggatttgattttggctttttttttcaccaaaatttatttttcagtattggtttttttatcgctaagaatatatatataacatgtatatttataaattatttttcataaacatCGAAACAATCactagtacaaatttttattatcCAGTGTTATTTTGTACTACAACAATCGTCGGTCGCTAGCGGGGAAGGATCACAATTCGATCGACTTAGTATCAATTGGTTATTCCATTGACTTGTTTTACTTAGttggagaaataaaaaaaagtaaatacaaATGGTAAGCGATCTTTATTATTTACAGTTATTTACTCTGTGACCTCGTTAAGTAATTGGTGGCAGCTTTTTATACAGGACGACAAATGCCGCAACAAAGAAATTCAATTACTAAGGCAAAAGTCTCAATATATGTGTGAAGATAtcatgtatattaaatattggtGTTACATCAACAAAATTACTGACTTGGTAGGGTTATTAGATAAGAGGGTGAAACTAATCTGGTTTAATTAAAACTAGTCTTTCATAACTATACCATAAAACATGAAACTATGTATTGAGACtgatctaattaaaaaaaaaagcagcgcGTAGTTATCTGCAGAGGGGATCGAACGGCGACGTGGCACAGTCGCGGTTGCAGAGCAGAGCTGACCACCCATCGCACCGATGATACGCGTCTCCACGCGCCTTTTCCCCCATTCGCCATTCCTCCCGTCCCACCCAAGCCGCGTCGACCACCATGGCTGCCCTATCTATGAACCTTCCTTCTTCGTCGTTCCTTCTAAACATCCCTCTCCCTGTTCCGTGCTCATGCTGCCAACTTAATTCAGAGTCTCCAACAAAATTAACAACCCGAGACGACGCGTCTAAGCAACTAGCTATATCCATCCATCTATcgacctctctctccctctatATATAGGGATCAAACCGGCCACTCCATCATCGATCATCTCGTCCTGCCACCATTGTTGTGCATCATCTGTCGGAGCAACTACCCGTACACACGGTGAGATTAATACCTCACTTCTGCAGCTGATCATCCGTTGATTGATCGATCATGAGCTACCAGGCTCCCCCTCCCAGCACCACAGGTATGCTAACCAACGTGCTTCAGTTATATCATATCCCTCCATGAATTTGATTGAGCTGCTCAtgtggctagctagctacctacTTGAGGAGTCTTGCTGCTGTTACGTCTAGTtttgtatattaatttgttaattctttttctgtattttacgtgtttttagatttaattagcatttatatctatatgaatctagataatattttagataatcTTACGTTGCAAATCAGTAGCTTGGTATCTCTGCACTATTTTCTTTCAGTAGGGGCGTGCCCACGTTATGCTACCCGGGGTCATagaattataatatttagttattttaatctatattaatcatattattagttgaaaataaaaatattatacgtGTTATAACATGTATAGGACCCCGGTAATTTTCTAGTGCTTCAGAATTTGTTTTCTCACCAGCAAATGTTTGTGTAATGTGTTTTGTCTGAAGGCTACCCGGCGCAAGCAACTCAGCAGCAGGCGTACCCAGTCtacgtggcgccgccgccggccggttACCCGACCAGGGAGCAGGAGCAGtaccccgccggcgccggcgccggcgccagcgaGACCAGGAGCCGCGGCCAcggccaccaccacggcggcggcttctgGAGAGGATGGTGAGAGGCGCCGGCCCAGCCCCGGCCTTGCTttcagcttaattaatctctgcttaattaataattgtctTCCTCCTGCTGACGTGGcactctcttcttcttcttcttcttccagctGTGCTgccctctgctgctgctgcctccttGACATGTGCTTCTGATGAGAAGACGATGCTCTTCACCATGGATGCTCATCCATGGCGGTGCTGTGTACTTTTCTTGTGTATAATTAATCGCTGGTTCATATGGAGTAATtatacttgattttttttaaacctttttgtCATATATTCGTGGTGTGTTTTGTCACCGTGTTGGgacagtagctagctagctgtgttGATCGCCATCTTTTTGTGTGATGGTGTATGCTACTTTTGATCGTCTTGTTCATTCTGTATATTTTGGGTTCATTTGTGACATTCATTTTGGTGGATTATCTGTACCGTTCCAGTTCGCTTGTCCGTTGTGAATTTTGTGGTATCGCTGAGGGATGAAAAATCAACGTACTTAACAAATTTAATTACTATCTGAACTAAGAGTTAACATTAGGCCACTCATGGTTAATGGCACAACGAAACTCGTGTTCTTTTCCTAAACACGTTTAAACGGTATCATTTTTATAACAACTTTTTTCATAGCATTCAACTTcttaattttctaatattcTTTCGTTTGTGCCTTAGATAGTCTATCATAAACTCAATTTTTATCTGTAATCCATCGCATACAAGAAAATAAGAGCACACCtttaattatgattaattCCGCCTAAAGTAATAACAATAATTCAACCTAGAGTaatcaacaaaacaaagaTGCTCCAATCTGGCAAGATTCGATTGCACAAGTAAAACGTTGTGCGATAAGAGAAATCACTAATTTGGTATTTTCCCCGTTCCATACTATAAgtctctaaatttatttatgtctctaaccttgcctaaatttatttacgtGATATCAAATATAGACACatatagaaaacatatatattaatacataaatgaatctagtcaaatctaaaaatcttataatataaaatacacGTTGATAAAGCATAAAGCATATCATTAACCCAGTCAACATTACAACATCAGGGCGAGGAAGCTAGCCACCTAACGCGCCAGCAAAGCTCTGAAAGTCCAGTCCAAAGTCAAATAACCAACGGAACACAAACTCATCGGACGTCATAGATAGCTTCAGGTGTGAGACTACTGATGCTTGTCCCAGCTGTCAAACATTACAGAGgtgataaaattaataacctatatatatgtatgataaGGACCAAAGCTATCAGGCTTGCTTGTAGAACTTTTATAAGGACTCTATGTTGGCAATACACATGTACAAGCCACCTCCACATGGTACAACTGCAGCTCTAGCAAGTGTACCATTAGCATTGGTTCAGATACCATTTCAAGTTAGCATCAAAGTACTAAAGCTAATTGGCTTACTATATAGTTTCAATGGAACTTGTTTTCTCGCAGGTTGAGGCCATAACTATTCTGTCTTCTGCTcctgtttataagctaaaatctaaattttcaaGATTTTAACGTTTTTATATCTTAGTGACtattagatcactaagaacacgtatataaaaattttattcataaactattcTTCGTTTGGAAATATGTCgtgctaaacaatcaccccctaatCAAACCACATAGAACCACAATATTGCTTAATTTTACCTGTAGCTTAACACCTAATTACACAGGAAAGCATTTGAGAAAAGTCAAAGGCTCACTGATATGATTGAGAGAAGCACCTGACAGATTCCCATTCCAATATTCAGTCGTAGATAACAACTGTGTGATTTCATTGTTCACATCAAGAACACGCTTCAGGCTCACAGCTCATTATTAAGATCTAGAGATGAAGCTACTATGTGCATTAAACGTTGTCATCGCCATCAGCAATCACTGCTACAACAGACATACATTGACTAAACCTTCTTGGATTTGAGCTCTGCAATTCTTTCTTCTGTGGCCTTCAGGGCATCACCATATTTGGTAATAATCTAGATATTGGCACAAGAATTGGACAGATTAAGTTAGTTCAATCGATTATAccgaaatattaaaaaaatacaggatATTATTGCAAATGTGATTTACTTCTTCAACTTCGTCAGGAGTCATTATCAGTGGGGGTGAAAGCATAATGTTATCCCCAGCAACTCTGATTAGCATTCCACGCTTCTCACACTCGGCACCAAACAATGAACCAACACCTAAGAACACCAACCATAAGAGGGTCAATTACTCCGATGATGCAAACCATTTCATAAGGCTTTTTGTACTGCTAATAAAGTATTCACCCATTTGATCGAGTGCATTCCTATTTTGGTTTTACTACTAAAGTTGATTGGTACAGGAGTTTACATTATCTCAGCTTAGAAATAACCATAGAAAAGAATTATTTTAACTGATTAGTACAAGTTATTGCCAACATTTAGTTTTAGAGTCACTAGCTGACCTGAACCCGTATGAAGGACAGATAATTACCTACACCAGTGTACATGGTAAATTACCAAATTTCCCTTTTGTGATTCTCCCCTTAGAGGCCTTGTTCGGTTAATCCCAATCACAAGAGGATTCAAAGGGATTACGGAGGGATTTATTCCACAACTATTGTGGTGTGGAATTATTTCCCCCAATCCTCTCCAATCTTTCCCTGTTGGGGAATAACCGAACATGACCAGAATGGTCCCAAATTTTCTAGAGCAGCTAAAAATCTTGGTATGTTCAGAAAAATGGAAAGGTTAAATCATGATAGGCACACACCCCATTCAGCAGGGAATGGATCATTTGGCGACTTGTTGTCGACGAATTCGGTCCCAAGTATCAATCCTAAACCACGTATCTGCGTAAAGAACACAATTATGTTTTTTGAACAAGACATATCTGACTTTGAAATCtcacaaacttttaaaaaaacttagagATGGTAATACCTCCCCTACGATCGGACTTCCAGAGAAGGCCTTGATTCCCTCCTGGAACCTTGGGGAAATTTTCTGAATATGTTCAGTGATATTCCTTTCTCTAATAGAAATTGGGAATATTAATCAGAGACTCACACCAACATAATAGgaacattttgttttgttatggaAGTGTGTGTTTTACTTGTAAATCTTCAATGTTTCTATGGCGACAGCGCAGGAAACTGGATGCCCCGAGTATGTAAA is a window of Oryza brachyantha chromosome 8, ObraRS2, whole genome shotgun sequence DNA encoding:
- the LOC102717454 gene encoding cysteine-rich and transmembrane domain-containing protein WIH2-like; the encoded protein is MSYQAPPPSTTGYPAQATQQQAYPVYVAPPPAGYPTREQEQYPAGAGAGASETRSRGHGHHHGGGFWRGCCAALCCCCLLDMCF